From a region of the Dickeya poaceiphila genome:
- the iscU gene encoding Fe-S cluster assembly scaffold IscU, with amino-acid sequence MAYSEKVIDHYENPRNVGSFDSSDPSIGSGMVGAPACGDVMKLQIKVNDQGIIEDARFKTYGCGSAIASSSLVTEWVKGKSLNEAESIKNTQIAEELELPPVKIHCSILAEDAIKAAIADYKSKRGDK; translated from the coding sequence ATGGCTTACAGCGAAAAAGTAATTGATCACTATGAAAACCCGCGTAATGTCGGCTCGTTTGATTCGTCGGATCCGAGCATCGGCAGCGGTATGGTGGGGGCGCCAGCCTGCGGCGACGTGATGAAACTGCAAATCAAGGTTAATGACCAGGGAATCATCGAAGATGCCCGTTTTAAAACCTATGGTTGCGGTTCCGCCATCGCCTCCAGTTCGCTGGTGACCGAGTGGGTGAAAGGCAAAAGTCTGAACGAGGCTGAATCCATTAAAAACACCCAGATCGCCGAAGAGTTGGAATTGCCGCCAGTGAAAATTCACTGCTCCATTCTGGCAGAAGACGCTATCAAGGCCGCCATCGCCGACTACAAGAGTAAACGTGGCGACAAATAA
- the iscA gene encoding iron-sulfur cluster assembly protein IscA, whose product MSISLSDSAAQRVNTFMANRGKGIGLRLGVRTSGCSGMAYVLEFVDELNTDDVVFEDKGVKVIIDGKSLVYLDGTELDFVKEGLNEGFKFNNPNVSSECGCGESFNV is encoded by the coding sequence ATGTCGATTTCCCTGAGCGACAGTGCTGCGCAACGTGTAAATACTTTTATGGCCAATCGCGGCAAAGGTATCGGTTTGCGTTTGGGTGTAAGAACATCCGGTTGTTCCGGTATGGCGTATGTGCTGGAGTTTGTTGATGAATTGAACACCGATGATGTGGTGTTTGAAGACAAGGGCGTGAAGGTCATTATTGATGGCAAAAGCCTGGTTTACCTTGATGGCACCGAGTTGGATTTCGTCAAGGAAGGGCTGAACGAAGGCTTTAAATTCAATAACCCTAACGTTTCCAGCGAGTGCGGTTGCGGTGAAAGCTTTAATGTCTGA
- the iscS gene encoding cysteine desulfurase, protein MKLPIYLDYSATTPVDPRVAEKMMQFLTLDGTFGNPASRSHRFGWQAEEAVDIARNQIAELVGADPREIVFTSGATESNNLAIKGAANFYQKKGKHIITSKTEHKAVLDTCRQLEREGFEVTYLAPQRNGIIDLKELEAAMRDDTIVVSIMHVNNEIGVVQDIATIGEMCRSRGIIFHVDATQSVGKLPIDLSQFKVDLMSFSGHKIYGPKGIGALYVRRKPRVRIEAQMHGGGHERGMRSGTLPVHQIVGMGEAYRIAKEEMAEEAVRLRTLRDRLWNGINDIEEVYLNGDLDQGAPNILNVSFNYVEGESLIMALKDLAVSSGSACTSASLEPSYVLRALGMNDELAHSSIRFSLGRFTTEEEIDYTIDLVRKSIGRLRDLSPLWEMFKQGVDISSIEWAHH, encoded by the coding sequence ATGAAGTTACCCATTTATCTGGATTATTCCGCTACGACGCCGGTCGATCCGCGTGTGGCTGAAAAAATGATGCAGTTTCTGACCCTGGACGGCACGTTCGGCAACCCGGCCTCGCGCTCTCACCGTTTTGGCTGGCAGGCGGAGGAGGCGGTGGATATCGCCCGTAATCAGATAGCTGAATTGGTTGGCGCAGATCCGCGAGAGATCGTGTTTACTTCCGGTGCCACCGAATCGAACAATCTGGCTATCAAGGGCGCGGCGAATTTCTACCAGAAGAAAGGCAAGCACATCATCACCAGCAAGACAGAACACAAAGCTGTGCTGGATACCTGCCGTCAGCTTGAGCGCGAAGGGTTTGAAGTGACTTACCTGGCGCCGCAGCGTAACGGCATCATTGATCTGAAAGAATTAGAAGCGGCTATGCGCGATGACACCATTGTGGTGTCGATTATGCATGTGAATAACGAAATCGGCGTGGTGCAGGATATCGCCACCATTGGCGAAATGTGCCGTAGCCGCGGCATTATTTTCCATGTCGATGCCACCCAGAGCGTGGGTAAATTGCCGATTGATCTTAGCCAGTTTAAAGTCGATCTGATGTCTTTCTCTGGTCACAAGATTTATGGCCCGAAAGGGATTGGCGCGCTGTATGTGCGTCGTAAACCGCGCGTACGTATCGAAGCGCAGATGCACGGCGGCGGCCACGAACGTGGTATGCGTTCCGGCACCCTGCCGGTGCATCAGATTGTAGGGATGGGGGAAGCCTACCGCATCGCCAAAGAAGAGATGGCTGAAGAAGCCGTACGTCTGCGTACCCTGCGTGATCGCCTGTGGAACGGTATTAACGATATCGAAGAAGTTTACCTGAACGGTGATTTGGACCAGGGCGCACCGAATATCCTGAACGTTAGCTTCAACTATGTGGAAGGTGAATCGCTGATCATGGCGTTGAAAGATCTGGCGGTTTCCTCTGGTTCGGCCTGTACCTCCGCCAGTCTGGAGCCTTCCTATGTGCTGCGTGCGTTGGGAATGAACGATGAACTGGCGCACAGTTCCATCCGTTTCTCACTGGGCCGCTTTACCACTGAAGAAGAAATTGACTACACCATCGATCTGGTTCGTAAATCCATTGGCCGTCTGCGCGACTTGTCCCCGCTGTGGGAAATGTTCAAACAGGGCGTGGATATCAGCAGCATCGAATGGGCGCATCATTAA